The proteins below come from a single Stigmatopora argus isolate UIUO_Sarg chromosome 11, RoL_Sarg_1.0, whole genome shotgun sequence genomic window:
- the ftr14l gene encoding tripartite motif-containing protein 16 isoform X3 has translation MSNAGTLDLDRNSTMDRSRRSLSHSQSRQAKQGEVLCDFCPTRKQKAQKSCLVCLASYCETHLQSHYDYPALMKHKLVKATGQMREKICAQHDKLLEAYCRTDDMSVCVLCMMDEHKHHDIVPAGTERTEKQKKLSTTLHKSQQRIDERVKKWQDLRQAVEAIKHSAESVLEENERIFTELLRSIERKYNEVKEMIRSHEKTTVNRGEILLDRLEEEITLLRKRHTDLEKLSHTDDHIHFLQSWQSLSGPSGYEDLNNVSVAPNYSFDATKRAVAALKLQVEEISKKETMKVSAAVKEVHITQESEKRTRRESSIYTETRMMEEPKTRSDFLQYSCQPILDVNTVHPNLYLSEGNRTATMKSEPKNYPDHPERFDHWQQVLCKEGLTGNRFYWEVSWRGSEIDIAVAYRGIFRKGNINVCSLGLNDKSWSLYCSESKFSFVHNNKSTDLPVPRSSRIGIYLDHAAGVLAFYSVSEAMQLLYLTRTTFTQPVYPAFSVWGYGTTIRL, from the exons ATGTCCAATGCCGGCACTCTGGATTTAGACCGAAACAGCACCATGGATCGATCCCGTCGCTCCTTAAGCCACAGCCAGAGCCGACAGGCGAAGCAAGGCGAGGTCTTGTGTGATTTTTGCCCCACCAGGAAGCAGAAGgcccagaaatcttgcttggtGTGCCTGGCGTCTTACTGTGAGACCCACCTCCAGTCCCATTATGACTACCCGGCGCTAATGAAGCACAAACTGGTTAAAGCTACCGGTCAGATGAGGGAGAAGATTTGTGCACAGCATGATAAACTTCTGGAAGCCTATTGTCGCACCGATGAcatgtccgtgtgtgtcctGTGCATGATGGATGAGCATAAGCACCACGACATTGTCCCGGCTGGAACTGAGAGGACTGAAAAACAA AAAAAACTCAGCACCACGCTGCACAAATCGCAACAGAGGATTGACGAGCGAGTCAAAAAGTGGCAAGATCTCCGACAAGCAGTGGAAGCTATAAAA CACTCCGCTGAGTCGGTCCTGGAGGAGAACGAACGGATCTTCACAGAACTCCTTCGCTCTATAGAGAGGAAGTACAACGAGGTCAAGGAGATGATCCGCTCGCACGAGAAGACCACAGTCAACCGTGGGGAGATTCTACTTGACCGCTTGGAGGAAGAGATCACCCTACTGAGGAAAAGACACACTGATCTGGAGAAGCTCTCACATACAGACGACCACATCCATTTTCTACAG AGTTGGCAGTCTCTATCTGGCCCGTCGGGTTACGAGGACCTGAACAACGTCAGCGTCGCTCCCAATTATTCTTTCGATGCCACTAAAAGAGCCGTAGCCGCTCTGAAATTACAAGTCGAGGAAATCAGCAAGAAGGAGACGATGAAAGTCTCTGCAGCAG TGAAAGAAGTCCACATCACACAAGAAAGCGAGAAAAGAACAAGAAGAGAATCATCAATTTATACCGAAACACGGATGATGGAAGAACCAAAGACTAGAAGCGATTTTTTGCAAT ATTCTTGCCAGCCAATTCTGGACGTCAACACGGTGCATCCCAACCTTTATCTGTCAGAGGGCAACCGGACCGCCACAATGAAGAGTGAGCCTAAGAACTACCCTGATCACCCTGAGCGATTCGACCACTGGCAGCAG GTGCTTTGTAAAGAAGGCCTAACTGGAAATCGCTTTTACTGGGAAGTAAGCTGGAGGGGATCAGAAATCGACATAGCGGTTGCCTACAGGGGTATTTTCCGTAAAGGAAACATCAATGTGTGCAGCCTCGGCTTGAACGACAAATCCTGGAGCCTCTACTGCTCTGAGTCCAAATTCTCCTTTgttcacaacaacaaaagcacCGACCTACCAGTACCGAGGTCATCACGCATCGGCATCTATTTGGACCATGCCGCCGGTGTGTTGGCGTTTTACAGCGTGTCCGAGGCCATGCAGCTTCTGTACCTCACCCGCACAACATTTACGCAACCCGTGTACCCCGCTTTTAGTGTGTGGGGCTACGGTACCACCATTAGACTGTAG
- the ftr14l gene encoding tripartite motif-containing protein 16 isoform X1, with amino-acid sequence MSNAGTLDLDRNSTMDRSRRSLSHSQSRQAKQGEVLCDFCPTRKQKAQKSCLVCLASYCETHLQSHYDYPALMKHKLVKATGQMREKICAQHDKLLEAYCRTDDMSVCVLCMMDEHKHHDIVPAGTERTEKQKKLSTTLHKSQQRIDERVKKWQDLRQAVEAIKHSAESVLEENERIFTELLRSIERKYNEVKEMIRSHEKTTVNRGEILLDRLEEEITLLRKRHTDLEKLSHTDDHIHFLQSWQSLSGPSGYEDLNNVSVAPNYSFDATKRAVAALKLQVEEISKKETMKVSAAVKEVHITQESEKRTRRESSIYTETRMMEEPKTRSDFLQSVGKDCNYNQDGTGLAKWNKVKLRISFRQTQLFYANCKEPFNKQFQHQLAWFLSDSCQPILDVNTVHPNLYLSEGNRTATMKSEPKNYPDHPERFDHWQQVLCKEGLTGNRFYWEVSWRGSEIDIAVAYRGIFRKGNINVCSLGLNDKSWSLYCSESKFSFVHNNKSTDLPVPRSSRIGIYLDHAAGVLAFYSVSEAMQLLYLTRTTFTQPVYPAFSVWGYGTTIRL; translated from the exons ATGTCCAATGCCGGCACTCTGGATTTAGACCGAAACAGCACCATGGATCGATCCCGTCGCTCCTTAAGCCACAGCCAGAGCCGACAGGCGAAGCAAGGCGAGGTCTTGTGTGATTTTTGCCCCACCAGGAAGCAGAAGgcccagaaatcttgcttggtGTGCCTGGCGTCTTACTGTGAGACCCACCTCCAGTCCCATTATGACTACCCGGCGCTAATGAAGCACAAACTGGTTAAAGCTACCGGTCAGATGAGGGAGAAGATTTGTGCACAGCATGATAAACTTCTGGAAGCCTATTGTCGCACCGATGAcatgtccgtgtgtgtcctGTGCATGATGGATGAGCATAAGCACCACGACATTGTCCCGGCTGGAACTGAGAGGACTGAAAAACAA AAAAAACTCAGCACCACGCTGCACAAATCGCAACAGAGGATTGACGAGCGAGTCAAAAAGTGGCAAGATCTCCGACAAGCAGTGGAAGCTATAAAA CACTCCGCTGAGTCGGTCCTGGAGGAGAACGAACGGATCTTCACAGAACTCCTTCGCTCTATAGAGAGGAAGTACAACGAGGTCAAGGAGATGATCCGCTCGCACGAGAAGACCACAGTCAACCGTGGGGAGATTCTACTTGACCGCTTGGAGGAAGAGATCACCCTACTGAGGAAAAGACACACTGATCTGGAGAAGCTCTCACATACAGACGACCACATCCATTTTCTACAG AGTTGGCAGTCTCTATCTGGCCCGTCGGGTTACGAGGACCTGAACAACGTCAGCGTCGCTCCCAATTATTCTTTCGATGCCACTAAAAGAGCCGTAGCCGCTCTGAAATTACAAGTCGAGGAAATCAGCAAGAAGGAGACGATGAAAGTCTCTGCAGCAG TGAAAGAAGTCCACATCACACAAGAAAGCGAGAAAAGAACAAGAAGAGAATCATCAATTTATACCGAAACACGGATGATGGAAGAACCAAAGACTAGAAGCGATTTTTTGCAAT CGGTTGGGAAAGACTGCAATTACAACCAAGACGGAACAGGTTTGGCGAAATGGAACAAAGTAAAGCTGAGAATCAGCTTTAGACAAACACAGTTGTTTTATGCTAACTGCAAAGAACCATTTAACAAACAGTTTCAACATCAactggcttggtttctttcagATTCTTGCCAGCCAATTCTGGACGTCAACACGGTGCATCCCAACCTTTATCTGTCAGAGGGCAACCGGACCGCCACAATGAAGAGTGAGCCTAAGAACTACCCTGATCACCCTGAGCGATTCGACCACTGGCAGCAG GTGCTTTGTAAAGAAGGCCTAACTGGAAATCGCTTTTACTGGGAAGTAAGCTGGAGGGGATCAGAAATCGACATAGCGGTTGCCTACAGGGGTATTTTCCGTAAAGGAAACATCAATGTGTGCAGCCTCGGCTTGAACGACAAATCCTGGAGCCTCTACTGCTCTGAGTCCAAATTCTCCTTTgttcacaacaacaaaagcacCGACCTACCAGTACCGAGGTCATCACGCATCGGCATCTATTTGGACCATGCCGCCGGTGTGTTGGCGTTTTACAGCGTGTCCGAGGCCATGCAGCTTCTGTACCTCACCCGCACAACATTTACGCAACCCGTGTACCCCGCTTTTAGTGTGTGGGGCTACGGTACCACCATTAGACTGTAG
- the ftr14l gene encoding tripartite motif-containing protein 16 isoform X2: protein MSNAGTLDLDRNSTMDRSRRSLSHSQSRQAKQGEVLCDFCPTRKQKAQKSCLVCLASYCETHLQSHYDYPALMKHKLVKATGQMREKICAQHDKLLEAYCRTDDMSVCVLCMMDEHKHHDIVPAGTERTEKQKKLSTTLHKSQQRIDERVKKWQDLRQAVEAIKHSAESVLEENERIFTELLRSIERKYNEVKEMIRSHEKTTVNRGEILLDRLEEEITLLRKRHTDLEKLSHTDDHIHFLQSWQSLSGPSGYEDLNNVSVAPNYSFDATKRAVAALKLQVEEISKKETMKVSAAVKEVHITQESEKRTRRESSIYTETRMMEEPKTRSDFLQSVGKDCNYNQDGTDSCQPILDVNTVHPNLYLSEGNRTATMKSEPKNYPDHPERFDHWQQVLCKEGLTGNRFYWEVSWRGSEIDIAVAYRGIFRKGNINVCSLGLNDKSWSLYCSESKFSFVHNNKSTDLPVPRSSRIGIYLDHAAGVLAFYSVSEAMQLLYLTRTTFTQPVYPAFSVWGYGTTIRL, encoded by the exons ATGTCCAATGCCGGCACTCTGGATTTAGACCGAAACAGCACCATGGATCGATCCCGTCGCTCCTTAAGCCACAGCCAGAGCCGACAGGCGAAGCAAGGCGAGGTCTTGTGTGATTTTTGCCCCACCAGGAAGCAGAAGgcccagaaatcttgcttggtGTGCCTGGCGTCTTACTGTGAGACCCACCTCCAGTCCCATTATGACTACCCGGCGCTAATGAAGCACAAACTGGTTAAAGCTACCGGTCAGATGAGGGAGAAGATTTGTGCACAGCATGATAAACTTCTGGAAGCCTATTGTCGCACCGATGAcatgtccgtgtgtgtcctGTGCATGATGGATGAGCATAAGCACCACGACATTGTCCCGGCTGGAACTGAGAGGACTGAAAAACAA AAAAAACTCAGCACCACGCTGCACAAATCGCAACAGAGGATTGACGAGCGAGTCAAAAAGTGGCAAGATCTCCGACAAGCAGTGGAAGCTATAAAA CACTCCGCTGAGTCGGTCCTGGAGGAGAACGAACGGATCTTCACAGAACTCCTTCGCTCTATAGAGAGGAAGTACAACGAGGTCAAGGAGATGATCCGCTCGCACGAGAAGACCACAGTCAACCGTGGGGAGATTCTACTTGACCGCTTGGAGGAAGAGATCACCCTACTGAGGAAAAGACACACTGATCTGGAGAAGCTCTCACATACAGACGACCACATCCATTTTCTACAG AGTTGGCAGTCTCTATCTGGCCCGTCGGGTTACGAGGACCTGAACAACGTCAGCGTCGCTCCCAATTATTCTTTCGATGCCACTAAAAGAGCCGTAGCCGCTCTGAAATTACAAGTCGAGGAAATCAGCAAGAAGGAGACGATGAAAGTCTCTGCAGCAG TGAAAGAAGTCCACATCACACAAGAAAGCGAGAAAAGAACAAGAAGAGAATCATCAATTTATACCGAAACACGGATGATGGAAGAACCAAAGACTAGAAGCGATTTTTTGCAAT CGGTTGGGAAAGACTGCAATTACAACCAAGACGGAACAG ATTCTTGCCAGCCAATTCTGGACGTCAACACGGTGCATCCCAACCTTTATCTGTCAGAGGGCAACCGGACCGCCACAATGAAGAGTGAGCCTAAGAACTACCCTGATCACCCTGAGCGATTCGACCACTGGCAGCAG GTGCTTTGTAAAGAAGGCCTAACTGGAAATCGCTTTTACTGGGAAGTAAGCTGGAGGGGATCAGAAATCGACATAGCGGTTGCCTACAGGGGTATTTTCCGTAAAGGAAACATCAATGTGTGCAGCCTCGGCTTGAACGACAAATCCTGGAGCCTCTACTGCTCTGAGTCCAAATTCTCCTTTgttcacaacaacaaaagcacCGACCTACCAGTACCGAGGTCATCACGCATCGGCATCTATTTGGACCATGCCGCCGGTGTGTTGGCGTTTTACAGCGTGTCCGAGGCCATGCAGCTTCTGTACCTCACCCGCACAACATTTACGCAACCCGTGTACCCCGCTTTTAGTGTGTGGGGCTACGGTACCACCATTAGACTGTAG
- the LOC144084533 gene encoding uncharacterized protein LOC144084533, with the protein MAEETECDTPGLDTLGSECVIAHSHVDLHYGAETEIMTEEKRGLELEIHGTELKIQGLGADLGAVAYVDGIVETDHDYIKVEHDDMHCFAGAEIKTTGEALLGEVLLKNEHEIKVESDHAGELTVESENGVIIHEAHGLQCNECGEIFGSISDLHQHFEIHKDLNPYICVHCGESFAVEASLKQHMKIHMKENPYVPTGVEIIGKDVIDAFGLKSHQLIHLPDKPHRCNECGKSFAAAITLREHMKMHSEDKPYKCNQCRKSFVRRRHLKKHQEVHAREKPYTCGQCGKGFATTSNLKQHQKTHAAHAAHAAAVLSDKPHRCSQCGKCFAAAATLREHQRIHSGEKPYKCNMCRKSFVRKRHLKKHQQVHAGGKPYTCRHCNKGFNHSSSLSRHHKTHLPVPVFSQPQPGKPMAFGTPPKQRVHLQGEKPYMCHHCNKGFNHSSSLSRHQRVHSEGKGYTCGHCGKIFNHSSSLARHQRVHLDIKQEPAPQSPPLPAPEQYSAIPSPKVFPNNSFPKQHLLSPEKPYRCTQCGKGFNHSSSLSRHHRIHLEQPSRSIP; encoded by the coding sequence ATGGCGGAAGAGACCGAGTGTGACACGCCGGGCCTTGACACACTTGGGTCGGAGTGTGTCATAGCCCACAGCCATGTCGACCTTCACTACGGCGCCGAGACGGAAATCATGACCGAGGAAAAGCGCGGTCTGGAATTGGAGATCCACGGCACCGAGCTCAAGATCCAGGGGCTGGGGGCAGACCTGGGCGCGGTGGCCTATGTGGACGGCATCGTGGAGACGGACCACGATTACATCAAGGTGGAACACGACGACATGCACTGCTTCGCCGGCGCCGAGATCAAGACGACGGGCGAGGCGCTGCTGGGCGAAGTGCTGCTCAAGAACGAGCACGAGATCAAGGTGGAGTCGGATCACGCCGGCGAGCTGACTGTGGAGTCGGAAAACGGCGTCATCATCCACGAGGCGCACGGGCTGCAGTGCAACGAGTGCGGCGAGATCTTCGGCAGCATTTCGGATCTCCACCAACACTTTGAGATCCACAAGGACCTCAACCCGTACATCTGCGTCCACTGCGGCGAGAGCTTTGCGGTGGAGGCCAGTCTCAAACAACACATGAAGATTCATATGAAAGAGAACCCCTACGTGCCAACGGGCGTGGAGATCATCGGTAAGGATGTCATCGACGCCTTCGGCCTCAAATCCCACCAGTTGATCCACCTGCCAGACAAGCCGCACCGCTGCAATGAGTGCGGCAAGAGTTTCGCCGCCGCAATCACCCTGCGGGAGCACATGAAGATGCATTCGGAGGACAAGCCCTACAAGTGCAACCAGTGTCGGAAGAGCTTTGTGCGCCGGAGGCACCTGAAGAAACACCAGGAGGTCCACGCCCGCGAGAAGCCCTACACCTGCGGCCAGTGCGGCAAAGGCTTTGCCACCACCTCCAACCTGAAACAGCATCAGAAGACCCACGCGGCGCACGCCGCCCACGCCGCCGCCGTGCTCTCCGACAAGCCCCACCGCTGCTCGCAGTGTGGCAAGtgcttcgccgccgccgccacgctgCGGGAGCACCAGAGGATCCATTCGGGCGAGAAGCCCTACAAGTGCAACATGTGTCGCAAGAGCTTTGTGCGCAAGCGCCACCTGAAGAAGCACCAGCAGGTCCACGCCGGCGGAAAGCCCTACACCTGCCGGCACTGCAACAAGGGCTTCAACCACTCGTCCTCCCTCTCGCGCCACCACAAGACCCACCTGCCGGTGCCCGTCTTCTCCCAGCCGCAGCCGGGCAAGCCCATGGCCTTCGGCACCCCTCCCAAGCAGAGGGTGCACCTGCAGGGGGAGAAGCCCTACATGTGCCACCACTGCAACAAAGGCTTCAACCATTCCTCCTCCCTGTCGCGCCACCAGAGGGTCCACTCCGAGGGCAAAGGCTACACCTGCGGCCACTGCGGCAAGATCTTCAACCACTCCTCCTCGCTGGCGCGCCACCAGAGGGTCCACCTGGATATCAAGCAGGAGCCGGCGCCGCAGTCGCCCCCCTTGCCCGCGCCCGAGCAGTACAGCGCCATCCCCTCGCCCAAGGTTTTCCCCAACAACTCCTTCCCtaagcaacacctcctctcccCGGAGAAGCCCTACCGCTGCACCCAGTGCGGCAAGGGCTTCAACCACTCCTCCTCCCTCTCCAGACACCACCGGATCCATTTAGAGCAGCCCTCCCGTTCCATTCCGTGA